A genomic stretch from Flavobacterium humidisoli includes:
- a CDS encoding aceric acid hydrolase, translating into MKNFLNVSLSLFFVSSGLLSQNKGLVANSESPYSKLQSIGLQDVKWTNGFWKEQFDVETKNTLPYMWNLYHNDEISHAYKNFEIAAGISKGTFKGPSFHDGDFYKIFEGMAATYAVTKDKKLDQEMDKAIALFAKVQRKDGYIHTPVLIDERWGTLGPEEVKKQLGFEKYNMGHLMTAACIHYRATGKTNFLNIAKGVADFLYDFYKKASPELARNAICPSHYMGIVEMYRTTKNPKYLELANNLIDIRGTTNDGTDDNQDRIPFRQQTTAMGHAVRANYLYAGVADLYAETGEKKLLDNLESIWDDVTYRKMYITGGCGSLYDGVSPDGTSYDPTVVQKIHQAYGRPFQLPNATAHTETCANIGNVLWNWRMLQITGDAKYADIVELALYNSVLSGMDLEGEKFLYNNPLNVSNDLPFHQRWGNEREGYIALSNCCAPNVTRTIAEVGNYAYNLSKEGLYVNLYGSNSLKTKSLNGEEIEIEQQTNYPWDGKITLKIVKAPKDLQNFFLRIPGWSQNASVSVNNAKSNEKIVSGTYLKLNQKWKKGDVIELNLPMPVELMEANPLVEEVKNQIAVKRGPLVYCLESDQLPAKTSVNDIALNVNSKFTTNNFTLNNRNLVSIDAEAVIKSDNSWNKTLYKPLNSKDATAVPVKLIPYFAWGNKGKGEMTVWMSH; encoded by the coding sequence ATGAAAAATTTTTTAAATGTTTCCCTTAGTTTGTTTTTTGTTAGCTCTGGATTACTGTCTCAGAACAAAGGTTTGGTTGCGAATTCAGAAAGTCCGTATTCAAAACTGCAAAGCATTGGCTTACAAGATGTAAAATGGACAAACGGATTCTGGAAAGAACAATTTGATGTAGAAACCAAAAACACCCTGCCTTATATGTGGAACTTGTATCATAACGATGAGATTTCGCATGCTTACAAAAATTTCGAAATTGCAGCAGGTATAAGCAAAGGAACTTTTAAAGGACCTTCGTTTCATGATGGTGATTTCTACAAGATTTTTGAAGGAATGGCAGCCACTTATGCCGTTACAAAAGACAAGAAACTTGATCAGGAAATGGACAAAGCTATTGCGCTTTTCGCGAAAGTACAGCGCAAAGACGGCTACATTCATACACCCGTTTTAATCGATGAACGCTGGGGGACTTTAGGACCGGAAGAAGTAAAAAAACAGTTGGGTTTTGAGAAATACAATATGGGACATTTAATGACTGCAGCCTGTATTCATTATCGCGCTACAGGAAAAACCAACTTTTTGAATATCGCAAAAGGCGTTGCCGATTTCTTATATGATTTCTACAAAAAAGCATCGCCGGAACTGGCTCGAAATGCGATTTGTCCTTCACATTATATGGGAATTGTCGAAATGTATAGAACGACCAAAAATCCGAAATATTTGGAACTTGCCAATAATTTGATTGACATTAGAGGAACTACAAATGATGGAACCGACGACAATCAGGATCGCATTCCGTTTAGACAACAGACTACTGCCATGGGGCACGCGGTAAGAGCGAATTACCTGTATGCAGGAGTTGCCGATTTATACGCCGAAACAGGAGAAAAGAAACTCTTAGACAATCTGGAATCGATTTGGGATGATGTAACGTATCGTAAAATGTACATTACAGGAGGCTGTGGTTCTTTGTATGACGGCGTTTCGCCAGACGGAACTTCTTACGATCCAACGGTAGTACAGAAAATTCACCAGGCGTACGGAAGACCTTTTCAATTGCCAAATGCAACAGCTCATACCGAAACCTGTGCCAATATTGGAAATGTTTTATGGAACTGGAGAATGCTTCAAATTACCGGAGATGCCAAATATGCTGACATTGTAGAGTTGGCACTTTATAATAGTGTACTTTCCGGAATGGATTTAGAAGGAGAAAAATTCCTTTACAATAATCCGCTGAATGTTTCTAATGATCTGCCGTTTCACCAAAGATGGGGAAATGAGCGTGAAGGTTATATTGCCTTATCAAACTGTTGTGCGCCAAATGTAACCAGAACAATTGCCGAAGTTGGAAATTATGCTTACAATCTTTCAAAAGAAGGTTTGTATGTGAATTTATACGGAAGTAATTCTTTGAAAACAAAATCGTTAAACGGAGAAGAAATCGAAATCGAACAGCAAACCAATTATCCGTGGGACGGAAAAATAACGTTGAAGATTGTAAAGGCTCCAAAAGATTTGCAAAATTTCTTTTTAAGAATTCCGGGCTGGAGTCAGAATGCTTCGGTTTCAGTTAATAATGCAAAGAGTAATGAAAAAATCGTTTCCGGTACTTATTTAAAATTAAATCAAAAATGGAAAAAAGGAGATGTGATCGAATTGAATCTTCCGATGCCGGTTGAATTAATGGAAGCCAATCCTTTGGTGGAAGAAGTTAAAAATCAAATAGCTGTAAAAAGGGGACCGCTGGTTTATTGTTTAGAATCAGATCAGCTTCCTGCAAAAACAAGTGTAAATGATATTGCATTAAATGTGAATTCGAAATTTACGACTAACAACTTCACACTCAATAATAGAAACTTAGTTAGCATTGATGCAGAAGCGGTCATAAAATCTGATAATTCTTGGAATAAAACTTTGTACAAACCGCTTAATTCCAAAGATGCAACTGCAGTACCAGTAAAATTGATTCCGTATTTTGCATGGGGAAATAAAGGAAAAGGCGAAATGACGGTTTGGATGTCGCATTAA
- a CDS encoding pectate lyase family protein, whose product MSFKLKGNFTSKWYKVGMSAPFYNRLGSDGLVTSENLELKISGLKAGKHTLLTFHNAFDVITGKTFSPIKIFVNGKLQETVNASQRANAKIDATMAYITFNAEKGKDVIVRFEIDPTSNPDVVKQIVINGFEIDTPNLMNQARTPEPRNRDEHVEVGKTLTLKWDAVKNVAAHKLYFGEDKNAVENATEASKEFKGKLTDKSFTVSDLYSGTTYYWRVDEVDANGEVTLGNVWSFKPAQLAFPGAEGYGRYAVGGRGGKVIEVTNLNDDGPGSLRDAINQEIGPRTIVFNVSGNIKLASRLVANQPYITIAGQTAPGEGITISRAPIGLTGNDGVVRFLKVRIGGGTTFDGMGLTGADYSIIDHCSISWTIDESFSSRGAHHITLQRTLISEALNVAGHDKYEVGKMHGFAATIGGDIGSFHHNLLAHNYGRNWSIGGGLNGDGYYTGRLDITNNVVYNWGQRTTDGGANEVNFVNNYYKPGASTKIFVALNAQHEGVGKGMQRYYFNGNIMPGYFDEKSQDKGRKSTISHNEKVEYETFVDKPFFPSYVETQSAKAAYKNVLSDVGANQPFFDKHDNRIVDETLKGTFTYKGSKSGLGGMIDSEQDAGGWPNFASETRPSDWDTDHDGLPNWWEKAFGLNENSKAGDFSDANQDNDKDGFTQLDNYLDWLSTPHYFVNSGEKKTLDATDYFKGYENKPVYTFSDLKNGKVVLKGKEIQFTTVEKGFASFVLTVKDADGDSMSRTINFFVK is encoded by the coding sequence GTGTCATTTAAACTAAAAGGAAACTTTACTTCAAAATGGTACAAAGTTGGAATGAGTGCTCCGTTTTACAACAGATTAGGAAGCGACGGTTTAGTAACTTCTGAAAATTTAGAATTGAAAATCAGCGGATTGAAAGCAGGGAAACACACACTTTTAACTTTTCATAACGCTTTTGATGTCATTACAGGAAAAACTTTTTCTCCGATAAAAATATTCGTAAACGGAAAACTTCAGGAAACGGTAAATGCGAGTCAGAGAGCCAATGCTAAAATTGATGCTACGATGGCGTATATCACTTTTAATGCCGAAAAAGGCAAAGATGTAATTGTTCGTTTTGAAATTGATCCAACTTCAAATCCTGATGTTGTAAAACAAATCGTGATCAATGGTTTTGAAATTGATACGCCAAATCTGATGAACCAAGCACGTACTCCTGAACCAAGAAACCGCGATGAACATGTAGAAGTGGGAAAAACTCTAACTTTAAAATGGGATGCTGTAAAAAATGTGGCAGCGCATAAATTGTATTTTGGTGAAGATAAAAATGCGGTAGAAAATGCAACAGAAGCTTCAAAAGAATTCAAAGGAAAATTAACTGATAAAAGTTTTACGGTTTCTGATTTATATTCAGGAACAACGTATTACTGGAGAGTGGATGAAGTTGATGCAAATGGAGAAGTAACTTTAGGAAATGTGTGGTCGTTTAAACCTGCACAATTGGCTTTCCCAGGTGCAGAGGGTTACGGCCGTTATGCTGTTGGTGGACGTGGTGGAAAAGTAATCGAAGTAACCAATTTAAATGACGACGGACCAGGAAGTTTACGTGATGCTATCAATCAGGAAATCGGGCCGAGAACGATTGTTTTTAATGTTTCAGGAAATATAAAACTGGCTTCACGATTAGTGGCAAATCAGCCTTATATCACTATTGCGGGTCAGACAGCGCCGGGCGAAGGAATTACCATTAGCAGGGCGCCAATTGGATTGACTGGAAATGATGGTGTTGTGCGCTTTTTGAAAGTGAGAATTGGAGGCGGAACTACTTTTGACGGAATGGGATTAACAGGTGCTGATTATAGTATTATTGACCACTGTTCCATCAGCTGGACGATAGATGAATCGTTTAGTTCGCGCGGAGCGCATCATATTACTTTACAAAGAACTTTAATTTCTGAGGCGTTAAATGTGGCTGGGCATGATAAATATGAGGTTGGAAAAATGCACGGATTTGCTGCTACAATTGGCGGTGATATTGGTAGTTTTCACCATAATTTACTGGCTCATAATTACGGTCGTAACTGGAGTATTGGTGGAGGTTTAAACGGTGACGGTTATTATACCGGCCGATTGGATATAACCAATAATGTGGTTTACAATTGGGGACAAAGAACTACAGACGGTGGTGCAAACGAGGTGAATTTTGTAAACAATTATTACAAACCTGGAGCTTCAACTAAAATATTTGTGGCGTTGAATGCTCAGCATGAAGGTGTTGGAAAAGGAATGCAACGTTATTATTTTAATGGAAATATTATGCCGGGGTATTTTGATGAAAAATCTCAGGATAAGGGCAGAAAATCTACTATAAGCCATAATGAAAAAGTAGAATATGAAACTTTCGTAGATAAACCATTTTTTCCTTCGTATGTAGAAACGCAATCGGCGAAAGCGGCTTATAAAAATGTACTTTCTGATGTTGGTGCAAATCAGCCTTTTTTCGACAAACACGATAACCGAATTGTTGATGAAACTTTAAAAGGAACTTTCACTTATAAAGGAAGTAAAAGCGGTCTTGGTGGAATGATTGATAGCGAACAAGATGCAGGTGGATGGCCAAATTTTGCTTCAGAAACACGCCCATCAGATTGGGATACAGATCATGACGGATTGCCAAACTGGTGGGAAAAAGCTTTTGGTTTAAACGAAAATTCAAAAGCAGGAGATTTTTCAGATGCAAATCAGGATAATGATAAAGACGGATTTACGCAATTAGATAATTATCTGGATTGGTTGTCAACACCTCATTATTTTGTGAATTCAGGAGAAAAGAAAACTTTAGATGCAACAGATTATTTCAAAGGTTATGAAAACAAACCTGTCTACACTTTCTCTGATCTTAAAAATGGAAAAGTAGTTTTAAAAGGAAAAGAAATTCAGTTTACAACCGTTGAAAAAGGATTCGCTTCTTTCGTATTAACCGTAAAAGATGCCGATGGAGATTCAATGAGCAGAACAATTAATTTCTTTGTAAAATAA
- a CDS encoding SusC/RagA family TonB-linked outer membrane protein, protein MKQALIKRCSFLLFALMSVLSYAQNQVTVTGTVTDNLGGLLPGVNVTEKSTKNSVTTDYNGKYQIKVKSGATLVFSFIGMKKIEIALNNRSIVNAKMEDDFNQLENIVVVGYGSQKKKELTGAIATIKADDLMDLPVTNLSDALKGLVPGVTVTSGTGRPGDAGSVQIRQTFSLSKDGGFSTPLIIIDDMIQVDPSNGKPTLEQFNRLDPSEIESITVLKDGSAAIYGSRASQGAIVVKTKRGKAGKAKFSYNSQFAINDAVSHSKVLDAYEFGVFSNRFFKSRVAAPAVIDPATIYSDAELEQMKGLNYNWLKEAWKPAIQQKHSFNVSGGNEDITYFAGATYLTQDANLGNQKYDKWNFRTGINAKIAKNLDFSASVSGNVGTVDKSFTKASSNISDGSYASAAGGEQADYGFLLHMPQHVPWQTTVDGNQYYVSPFPNSNKNFGSANANNNIAGWNYFANLNNGSHQVTDDNTFNVNASLNYKLAAVKGLSFKVTYSRNQSSAYTEQIQLPYDLVRIRDYQLQDKHLASAANPSFYNATTNPTGSYILETNVRNSRVYYNNTDGKSTQGDFMINYDRTFGDHQIGAMVGGEASEVYNTFTRLAYEQTGKDYLGDYRTAGTLSTSNSQATKVEGGTLSYFGRLNYSYKQKYLFQFILRSDASTKFAPENYWGTFPSVQVGWVMSKENWFEKGLPWVDFFKIRYSIGKTGKDNIQPWRWEQYYDLIVDKGFQFGPGTATSGGGFNGNGLTPRVNPNRNVTWDTTIKNNVGLDINLLKNRLNFTYDFYYDKNTDMLTDMSSAVGVPISVGGAYAEQNYGQIDAWGHEFAINWSDKIKSNMSYNVGINFSYNNNEIKKYPDQGNLVPSSNTTRVGYSSFNPVWGFAVWKGTSTGDGILRTDEDIANYWAYLTERATAVGGVPRYFDINSVSGMRKGSLAYQDVAGQLNPDGTLAPADGQIMKENDYVKLANSSRTYGFTTNLGFKYEGFSLRTQIATSWGGANFVDLVNQGTSSANNMWSRESFWRDMYDAEDNPNGKYPNVAQWTYMSSPSDFWQLNTFRCFVRNLSLNYDIPKKVFADTKIAAITLGVTGNNLWDLYNPYPDHYRNMYDNSSVNYPTLRTWSLNFNVSF, encoded by the coding sequence ATGAAACAAGCACTTATAAAAAGATGTAGTTTTCTTTTGTTTGCACTGATGAGTGTATTGAGTTATGCTCAAAATCAAGTTACAGTAACGGGAACCGTTACAGACAATTTAGGTGGACTATTGCCTGGAGTTAACGTAACTGAAAAATCTACCAAAAATTCGGTGACGACAGATTACAATGGAAAGTATCAAATTAAAGTTAAAAGCGGAGCTACATTAGTATTCTCTTTCATCGGAATGAAGAAAATAGAAATCGCTCTTAATAATCGTTCTATTGTTAATGCAAAAATGGAAGACGATTTTAATCAATTAGAAAATATAGTTGTAGTTGGTTACGGTAGTCAGAAGAAAAAGGAACTTACTGGAGCGATTGCTACTATTAAGGCAGACGACTTAATGGATTTACCTGTAACAAATTTATCTGACGCATTAAAAGGATTAGTTCCTGGTGTTACTGTTACTAGCGGAACTGGTCGTCCTGGGGATGCAGGAAGTGTTCAAATCCGTCAAACTTTTAGTTTATCTAAAGATGGAGGTTTTAGTACTCCTTTGATCATCATTGACGACATGATCCAAGTTGATCCAAGTAATGGTAAGCCTACATTGGAACAGTTTAATAGATTAGATCCTTCAGAGATTGAGAGTATTACAGTATTAAAAGATGGTTCTGCTGCAATTTACGGTTCGCGTGCTTCACAAGGGGCAATTGTTGTAAAAACAAAACGCGGTAAAGCTGGTAAGGCAAAGTTTTCATACAATAGCCAATTTGCAATAAATGATGCAGTTAGCCATAGTAAGGTATTGGATGCTTATGAATTTGGAGTTTTTAGCAATAGATTTTTTAAATCAAGAGTAGCTGCGCCTGCTGTTATTGATCCGGCTACTATATATTCGGATGCAGAATTGGAGCAAATGAAAGGCTTAAATTATAACTGGCTAAAAGAAGCTTGGAAACCAGCTATTCAGCAAAAACACTCTTTTAATGTGAGTGGAGGTAATGAAGATATTACCTATTTTGCAGGAGCAACTTACCTAACGCAAGATGCAAATTTAGGAAACCAAAAATATGATAAATGGAATTTCCGTACAGGGATCAACGCGAAAATTGCTAAGAATTTAGATTTTTCTGCTTCTGTTTCTGGAAATGTTGGAACAGTTGATAAATCATTCACTAAAGCATCATCAAATATTAGTGACGGTAGTTATGCTTCTGCTGCTGGTGGAGAACAAGCAGATTACGGATTCTTGTTACACATGCCGCAACACGTGCCTTGGCAAACAACTGTAGATGGTAATCAATATTATGTTTCTCCTTTCCCTAATTCAAACAAAAACTTTGGAAGCGCAAATGCAAATAATAATATTGCAGGTTGGAACTATTTTGCCAATTTAAATAATGGTTCACATCAAGTTACTGATGATAATACATTCAATGTAAATGCTTCCTTAAATTATAAACTGGCAGCAGTTAAAGGATTATCTTTTAAAGTTACTTATTCAAGAAATCAAAGTTCAGCTTACACAGAGCAAATTCAATTGCCGTATGATTTAGTTAGAATTAGAGATTATCAGCTTCAAGACAAACACTTAGCAAGTGCTGCTAATCCTAGTTTTTATAATGCGACAACGAATCCAACAGGTAGTTATATTTTAGAGACGAATGTAAGAAACTCAAGAGTGTATTATAACAATACAGACGGTAAAAGTACTCAAGGAGATTTCATGATCAACTATGACAGAACTTTTGGAGATCATCAAATTGGTGCAATGGTAGGTGGTGAAGCTTCTGAAGTATACAATACTTTTACACGTTTGGCTTATGAGCAAACAGGTAAAGATTATTTAGGAGATTATCGTACTGCTGGAACATTAAGTACTTCTAATAGCCAGGCTACAAAAGTTGAAGGAGGAACATTGTCTTATTTTGGACGTTTAAATTATAGCTATAAACAAAAATATTTATTCCAGTTTATTTTACGTAGTGATGCTTCGACAAAATTTGCACCAGAGAATTATTGGGGAACTTTCCCATCTGTTCAAGTGGGTTGGGTAATGTCTAAAGAAAATTGGTTTGAAAAAGGATTGCCTTGGGTTGACTTCTTTAAAATTCGTTACTCTATTGGTAAAACAGGAAAAGATAATATCCAGCCTTGGAGATGGGAGCAGTATTATGATCTTATCGTAGACAAAGGTTTTCAGTTTGGACCTGGTACAGCAACGAGTGGTGGTGGATTTAATGGAAATGGTTTGACTCCTAGAGTAAATCCAAATAGAAATGTAACATGGGATACTACTATAAAAAACAACGTTGGACTTGATATTAATTTGTTGAAAAACAGATTAAACTTTACGTATGATTTTTATTACGATAAAAATACAGATATGTTAACAGACATGAGCAGTGCTGTAGGTGTGCCAATTTCTGTAGGAGGAGCTTATGCTGAACAAAACTATGGTCAAATTGACGCATGGGGACATGAATTTGCTATTAACTGGAGTGATAAGATAAAAAGTAACATGAGCTACAATGTTGGAATCAACTTTAGCTACAATAATAATGAGATCAAAAAATATCCAGATCAAGGAAATCTTGTTCCGTCAAGCAATACAACACGTGTAGGATATTCATCATTTAATCCAGTATGGGGATTTGCAGTTTGGAAAGGAACTTCAACAGGAGATGGTATTTTACGTACAGATGAAGATATTGCAAATTACTGGGCCTATTTAACAGAACGTGCTACAGCAGTTGGAGGAGTGCCAAGATATTTCGATATCAACTCTGTTTCTGGAATGAGAAAAGGATCTTTAGCTTATCAAGATGTTGCTGGACAACTTAATCCAGATGGAACATTAGCACCAGCAGACGGACAAATCATGAAAGAGAATGATTATGTGAAGTTGGCTAACAGCAGTAGAACTTATGGTTTTACAACCAATTTAGGTTTTAAATATGAAGGATTCTCTTTGAGAACTCAAATTGCAACTTCTTGGGGAGGAGCTAATTTTGTAGACTTAGTAAATCAAGGTACATCATCTGCAAACAATATGTGGTCTCGTGAGAGTTTCTGGAGAGATATGTATGATGCTGAGGATAATCCAAATGGTAAATATCCAAACGTGGCGCAATGGACGTATATGTCTAGCCCATCAGATTTCTGGCAGCTAAACACTTTCCGTTGTTTTGTTAGAAACTTAAGTCTTAACTATGATATCCCTAAGAAAGTTTTTGCAGATACAAAAATTGCTGCTATAACGTTGGGAGTAACAGGTAATAATCTTTGGGATTTATACAATCCTTATCCAGATCATTATAGAAATATGTATGATAATTCTTCTGTAAATTATCCTACACTTAGAACTTGGTCGCTTAATTTTAACGTATCATTCTAA
- a CDS encoding pectinesterase family protein, whose product MKYILALFLITTLSISAQTLDNKLALTVAQDGSGDFKTIQEAVNNVKDNSEKRVVITIKPGVYKEKLEIPVSKTFITLKGTDRNKTIISFDDYSGKPLREKDASGKTAFGTGTSYSFLIKGNDCTLENLTVENTAGRVGQAVALHIKSDRVIVKNCNLLGNQDTLYLSEEKTRIYFENCFINGTTDFIFGAATAYFYNCTIESLTNSYITAASTPKGQTYGFVFVDCKLTAKDKLVDKVFLGRPWRPYAQTIFINTDLGSHIIPEGWNAWIDTRFPDKDKTAYYAEFGSKGLSAKEISQRVSWSYQLNKEDLKKYSKDLVLNGWNPNK is encoded by the coding sequence ATGAAATATATTCTAGCATTATTTTTAATCACAACACTTTCAATTTCAGCCCAAACGCTTGATAACAAATTAGCTTTAACCGTTGCGCAAGATGGTTCAGGAGATTTTAAAACCATTCAGGAAGCGGTTAATAATGTGAAAGACAATTCAGAGAAACGTGTTGTAATAACTATAAAGCCAGGAGTTTATAAGGAGAAATTGGAAATCCCAGTTTCTAAAACGTTCATCACTTTAAAAGGAACTGATCGAAACAAAACGATTATTTCATTTGATGACTATTCGGGAAAACCGCTTCGAGAAAAAGATGCATCAGGAAAAACAGCTTTTGGAACGGGAACATCTTATTCATTTTTGATTAAAGGAAACGACTGTACGCTAGAAAATCTTACTGTAGAAAATACCGCTGGAAGAGTAGGGCAGGCGGTGGCGCTTCATATTAAAAGTGATCGTGTTATTGTAAAGAATTGCAATCTTCTAGGCAATCAGGATACACTTTATTTATCCGAAGAAAAAACTCGTATCTACTTTGAAAACTGTTTCATCAACGGTACAACCGATTTTATTTTCGGTGCAGCAACGGCTTATTTTTATAATTGTACGATCGAAAGTTTAACGAACTCTTATATCACTGCAGCCTCGACTCCAAAAGGTCAAACTTACGGATTTGTTTTCGTTGATTGTAAACTTACAGCCAAAGACAAATTAGTCGATAAAGTATTTTTGGGAAGACCTTGGAGGCCTTATGCTCAAACTATTTTTATAAATACAGATTTAGGTTCGCATATTATTCCAGAGGGTTGGAATGCATGGATCGATACAAGATTTCCTGATAAAGACAAAACGGCTTATTATGCAGAATTCGGAAGCAAAGGTTTAAGCGCTAAAGAGATTTCTCAAAGAGTGTCATGGTCGTATCAATTAAATAAAGAAGACCTTAAAAAATATAGTAAAGATTTAGTTTTAAACGGATGGAATCCAAATAAGTAA
- a CDS encoding rhamnogalacturonan acetylesterase, producing MKNVRILLIGLCSLLVLGAFNYKQKVTTIYLIGDSTVADYSLEENYETKKFPQVGWGQVFQPFFQKDSLKLVKNILGNVKEVKIDDRAKGGRSTRTFFQEGRWASVYNSLQKGDVVMMQFGHNDASVEKTERYVNIEGYKEFLRLFINQTKEKGATPIVLTPVARNYPWKDGKLSNVHGEYPQAAIEVANELKVKYIDLNELSMSFFSSKGQDYVTTNYFMNFEAGKFPAFPNGQKDNTHFQTQGGIEIAQLVFNAMKKL from the coding sequence ATGAAAAACGTTAGAATTTTATTAATCGGATTGTGCTCTCTGCTAGTGCTGGGCGCTTTTAATTATAAACAAAAAGTAACGACCATTTACCTAATTGGAGATTCTACCGTTGCCGATTATTCATTAGAAGAAAATTATGAAACTAAGAAATTTCCGCAGGTGGGATGGGGGCAGGTTTTTCAGCCTTTTTTCCAGAAGGATAGTTTAAAACTGGTCAAAAATATTTTGGGCAATGTTAAAGAAGTGAAAATTGACGATCGTGCCAAGGGCGGAAGAAGTACCAGAACTTTTTTTCAGGAAGGACGCTGGGCTTCCGTTTACAATTCTCTTCAAAAAGGAGATGTGGTTATGATGCAATTTGGTCATAATGATGCATCGGTAGAAAAAACAGAACGTTATGTAAACATTGAAGGTTATAAAGAATTTCTGCGTCTTTTTATCAATCAAACCAAAGAAAAAGGCGCAACGCCAATTGTACTTACTCCAGTTGCCAGAAATTATCCTTGGAAAGATGGCAAATTAAGTAATGTTCATGGTGAATATCCTCAAGCAGCAATAGAGGTTGCAAACGAATTGAAGGTAAAATATATCGATCTGAATGAACTTTCGATGAGTTTCTTTTCTTCAAAAGGACAAGACTATGTAACTACAAACTATTTTATGAATTTTGAAGCTGGAAAGTTTCCTGCTTTTCCAAACGGACAAAAAGATAATACGCATTTTCAAACACAGGGCGGAATTGAAATCGCTCAATTGGTTTTTAATGCAATGAAGAAATTATAG